Proteins encoded together in one Flavobacteriales bacterium window:
- a CDS encoding right-handed parallel beta-helix repeat-containing protein: MLHDGGGTLAISDLPTSSAPYRYTGAVAAYSQAAQIGPNGGLLFFIVDGNIYDGQGYLIADNVLASPCHECLYAGNGEVLILPVPEACDRYFIVHAGKQPPLNSPQTDVNFSLLDMSLPNRYHAGRNGRVVGLDQELQSYGLDTDFPDLPQQIDVTQPGLLNLSSNSPVEYYHAEIDLGGGVKPGTVSMDAIPYQDATGDLFLALATRDELVQCRVTPSGIDVVASHPIADSDPSTPRDHRTFIQFQQVSSTSELLLAITCKHGLNDTDLPVPPYLPLAVMRFQGDGTYVRMDGYNPGTQTAGSTNHLVMGCAVDPSGSYLYFTMHGEAPALGYVDLATGVVVDLTTLNLGITVPMDFVYSRIEPGVAPNGTSPALYYWTNGRLGCLVDPQTPAAATWLDPAPTTDPIVNWPTLPLPTGTNVPFARIGNVQVNGFDPAATFGAPGCCVSTALQQAFQGPYSTAASGVTWTPQNNPFGSGAEVVFDQDYVIGTGANIVVHDMTWRFTPNARLIVQRGARIEFNTCVLTALACEGQRWPGIRVEGTTNDPLQSGSAHGRLYLKDNSVVENAVVGVWCAREIGLNSTDPNYFGGWVRGWQSTFRNCITGVRAERYHRAGANGELPNLCLFVSCTFETTAGWPDLNVPPAAMAHLYDVNGVTFQNCDLRNDAFAGFATPDQRGIGIVAYNASFNATGAMNYAQNGFRNLTAGVLAYVPVPPAHYTVDGMAFENNKFGVLDLASRHAVVTNNHFSTLATDPMNGPSSIGLFLVQSELYTVERNTFTRPGSAQCPGIGIWFKGPALEENQIYDNTFADLNAACVVEGRHVAYTSNLNTLPGLQLLCGDHTNNFIDQFLIQSAFIRENQGLGTNATTLANNRFDLAADCDLNAWPARHPFVFALTDYGLHVDYHYYAYSGNPELRPECVEDEFGVAYDYTGGWFYDLLAHFHPNPFDKDQHCGAGDLDQIIGDLEEYRQTYMAKVVELGSAVNTYNGVVDGGGRPDLLDAIADPVAWPSHALRSVLLANGPLSNEVLTEAIRREVAMDPWHLTQVLIDNSPLKKDVEIVLDESEALPPFHRALLAQYDQGTSPRDLLEMEIVQRSQEKSRLQHRLVLAVAADSTLAGKPDSLMNIYLADSLHLGSRTLYTMHLAAGNFGAAHALASGALQHEGHAGLVAFGELLETMAGDPNSLTAPPIAALEALAFGEENSGSAQAWATLLRLGATDSLPQGWLPEPYRMAYFPADRKGWRIAPLLGAYPNPARDRVMISYPEGAEQGTLEFFDAQGRLVAVQPLNGRRVFHEMDVYSWGEGLYLARLLYEGRPMADVKFSVVR; the protein is encoded by the coding sequence GTGCTGCATGATGGCGGCGGAACCCTGGCCATCTCCGACCTGCCCACCAGCAGCGCACCATACCGCTACACCGGAGCGGTGGCCGCCTACAGCCAGGCCGCGCAGATCGGCCCCAATGGCGGGTTGCTCTTCTTCATCGTGGACGGCAACATCTACGATGGACAGGGCTACCTCATCGCGGACAACGTGCTGGCCAGCCCCTGCCACGAATGCCTGTACGCGGGCAACGGTGAGGTGCTCATTCTGCCGGTGCCCGAGGCGTGCGACCGCTACTTCATCGTCCATGCCGGCAAGCAGCCGCCGCTGAACTCCCCGCAGACCGATGTCAACTTCTCCCTGCTGGACATGTCCCTGCCGAACCGCTACCATGCGGGCCGCAACGGTCGCGTGGTGGGCCTGGACCAGGAGTTGCAGAGCTACGGGCTCGACACGGACTTCCCGGACCTGCCGCAGCAGATCGATGTGACGCAGCCCGGGCTGCTGAACCTCAGCAGCAACTCGCCCGTGGAGTATTACCACGCGGAGATCGACCTGGGTGGGGGCGTGAAGCCCGGCACGGTCAGCATGGACGCCATCCCCTACCAGGACGCCACCGGTGACCTGTTCCTGGCGCTGGCCACGCGGGACGAGCTGGTGCAATGCCGCGTGACGCCCTCCGGCATCGATGTGGTCGCCAGCCACCCCATCGCGGACAGCGACCCCTCCACGCCGCGCGACCACCGCACCTTCATCCAGTTCCAGCAGGTGTCCAGCACCAGCGAGCTGCTGCTGGCCATCACCTGCAAGCATGGCTTGAACGATACCGACCTGCCGGTGCCGCCCTACCTGCCGCTCGCGGTGATGCGGTTCCAAGGGGACGGCACTTACGTCCGCATGGATGGCTACAACCCCGGCACGCAGACCGCCGGCAGCACCAACCACCTGGTGATGGGCTGTGCGGTGGACCCCTCCGGCTCGTACCTGTACTTCACCATGCACGGCGAAGCGCCTGCCCTGGGCTACGTGGACCTGGCCACCGGGGTGGTGGTCGACCTCACCACGCTGAACCTGGGCATCACCGTGCCCATGGACTTCGTGTACAGCCGGATCGAACCGGGCGTGGCGCCCAATGGCACATCGCCTGCGTTGTACTACTGGACCAACGGCCGCTTGGGCTGCCTGGTGGACCCACAGACCCCCGCCGCGGCCACCTGGCTGGACCCCGCGCCCACCACGGACCCGATCGTGAACTGGCCCACGCTGCCCTTGCCCACGGGCACCAATGTGCCCTTCGCCCGCATCGGCAACGTGCAGGTGAACGGCTTCGATCCGGCGGCCACCTTCGGCGCACCGGGCTGTTGCGTGAGCACCGCGCTGCAGCAGGCCTTCCAGGGCCCCTACAGCACGGCGGCCAGCGGCGTCACCTGGACCCCCCAGAACAACCCGTTCGGCAGCGGCGCCGAGGTGGTGTTCGACCAGGACTACGTGATCGGCACCGGGGCGAACATCGTGGTGCACGACATGACCTGGCGGTTCACCCCCAACGCACGGCTCATCGTGCAGCGCGGGGCCCGGATCGAGTTCAACACCTGCGTGCTCACCGCCCTGGCGTGCGAAGGCCAGCGCTGGCCGGGCATCCGCGTGGAGGGCACCACCAACGATCCCCTGCAGAGCGGCAGCGCCCACGGCCGGCTCTACCTGAAGGACAACTCGGTGGTGGAGAACGCGGTGGTGGGGGTATGGTGCGCGCGGGAGATCGGCCTCAACAGCACCGATCCCAACTACTTCGGTGGGTGGGTCAGGGGCTGGCAGTCCACCTTCCGCAACTGCATCACCGGCGTTCGCGCCGAGCGCTATCATCGGGCCGGGGCCAACGGCGAATTGCCCAACCTCTGCCTGTTCGTGTCCTGCACCTTCGAGACCACCGCGGGCTGGCCGGACCTGAACGTGCCTCCTGCGGCCATGGCCCATCTCTACGATGTGAACGGGGTCACCTTCCAGAACTGCGACCTGCGCAACGATGCGTTCGCCGGTTTCGCGACGCCCGACCAGCGCGGCATCGGCATCGTGGCCTACAACGCCAGTTTCAATGCCACCGGTGCCATGAACTACGCCCAGAACGGATTCCGCAACCTCACCGCCGGGGTGCTGGCCTACGTACCTGTTCCACCTGCGCATTACACGGTGGACGGCATGGCCTTCGAGAACAACAAGTTCGGGGTGCTGGACCTGGCCAGCCGCCATGCGGTGGTCACCAACAACCACTTCAGCACCCTGGCCACCGATCCAATGAACGGTCCTTCGAGCATCGGCCTGTTCCTGGTGCAGAGCGAGTTGTACACCGTGGAGCGCAACACCTTCACCCGGCCCGGCAGCGCCCAATGCCCCGGCATCGGCATCTGGTTCAAAGGGCCGGCCTTGGAGGAGAATCAGATCTACGACAACACCTTCGCGGACCTCAACGCGGCCTGCGTGGTGGAGGGCCGCCACGTGGCGTATACCAGCAACCTCAACACCCTGCCGGGCCTGCAACTGCTCTGCGGCGACCACACGAACAACTTCATCGACCAGTTCCTCATCCAAAGCGCGTTCATCCGCGAGAACCAGGGGCTGGGCACCAATGCCACCACCCTGGCGAACAACCGCTTCGACCTGGCTGCCGATTGTGACCTGAACGCATGGCCAGCCCGACATCCCTTCGTGTTCGCCCTCACGGACTATGGCCTGCATGTGGACTACCACTACTACGCGTACTCGGGGAATCCTGAGCTGCGGCCGGAATGCGTCGAGGATGAGTTCGGTGTGGCGTACGACTACACGGGCGGCTGGTTCTACGATCTGCTGGCGCATTTCCATCCCAATCCGTTCGATAAGGATCAGCACTGCGGGGCCGGCGACCTGGATCAGATAATAGGCGACCTGGAGGAATACCGGCAGACCTACATGGCCAAGGTGGTGGAGCTGGGCAGCGCGGTGAACACGTACAACGGGGTGGTGGACGGCGGCGGTCGTCCCGACCTCCTGGACGCCATCGCCGATCCGGTGGCCTGGCCCAGTCACGCCCTGCGCAGCGTGCTGCTGGCGAACGGCCCCTTGAGCAACGAGGTCCTTACAGAGGCCATCCGGCGCGAGGTGGCCATGGACCCCTGGCACCTCACGCAAGTGCTGATCGATAACAGCCCCCTGAAGAAGGACGTGGAGATCGTGCTGGACGAGAGCGAGGCCCTGCCGCCCTTCCACCGGGCCCTGCTGGCGCAGTACGACCAGGGCACCAGCCCGCGCGACCTGCTGGAGATGGAGATCGTGCAGCGCAGCCAGGAGAAGAGCCGACTGCAGCACCGCCTGGTGCTGGCGGTTGCGGCGGACAGCACCCTGGCCGGCAAACCGGACAGCCTGATGAACATCTACCTGGCGGACAGCCTGCACTTGGGATCGCGTACCTTGTACACCATGCACCTGGCCGCAGGCAACTTCGGCGCCGCGCACGCCTTGGCGAGCGGGGCCTTGCAGCATGAGGGGCATGCCGGTCTGGTGGCCTTCGGCGAACTCCTGGAGACCATGGCGGGCGATCCCAACAGCCTGACCGCCCCGCCGATCGCCGCGCTGGAGGCCCTCGCCTTCGGGGAGGAGAACAGCGGCAGCGCACAGGCCTGGGCCACGCTGCTGCGCCTGGGCGCCACCGACAGCCTGCCCCAAGGCTGGTTGCCCGAGCCCTACCGCATGGCCTACTTCCCCGCCGATCGCAAGGGCTGGCGTATTGCCCCGCTGCTGGGGGCCTACCCCAACCCCGCACGGGACCGGGTGATGATCAGCTACCCCGAAGGCGCCGAGCAGGGCACCCTGGAGTTCTTCGATGCCCAGGGGCGGTTGGTGGCAGTGCAGCCCTTGAACGGACGGCGCGTCTTCCACGAGATGGACGTGTACAGCTGGGGTGAGGGCCTGTATCTGGCCCGGCTCCTTTACGAGGGCCGGCCCATGGCCGATGTGAAATTCAGCGTGGTGAGGTGA
- a CDS encoding T9SS type A sorting domain-containing protein, with translation MAYFHADRKGWRIAPLLSAYPSPASDRVMVTLPPDIPEGHLEIYDAQGRLMTAHLLKPGLPFLGLEVREWAPGLYLGSLSVDGIRMAEVKFNIAR, from the coding sequence ATGGCCTACTTCCACGCCGATCGCAAGGGCTGGCGTATTGCCCCGCTGCTGAGCGCATACCCCAGCCCGGCCAGTGACCGGGTGATGGTGACGCTGCCGCCGGATATCCCTGAAGGTCATCTGGAGATCTACGACGCACAAGGCCGCTTGATGACCGCACACTTGCTGAAGCCGGGCCTGCCGTTCCTTGGGCTAGAGGTGCGCGAATGGGCACCTGGGCTTTACTTGGGAAGCCTGAGCGTGGATGGCATCCGTATGGCCGAGGTGAAGTTCAACATCGCACGATGA
- a CDS encoding T9SS type A sorting domain-containing protein, producing the protein MKWPEPYRMACFPADRKGWRIAPLLGAYPNPARDRVMISYPEGAEQGTLEFFDAQGRLVAVLPLNGRRAFHDVDMHSWGEGLYLARLRYEGRPMAEVKFNVVK; encoded by the coding sequence ATGAAGTGGCCCGAACCCTACCGCATGGCCTGCTTCCCCGCCGATCGCAAGGGCTGGCGTATTGCCCCGCTGCTGGGAGCCTACCCCAACCCCGCACGGGACCGGGTGATGATCAGCTACCCCGAAGGCGCCGAGCAGGGCACCCTGGAGTTCTTCGATGCCCAGGGGCGGTTGGTGGCGGTGCTCCCCTTGAACGGACGGCGCGCCTTCCACGACGTGGACATGCACAGCTGGGGTGAGGGCTTGTATCTGGCCCGGCTCCGTTACGAGGGCCGGCCCATGGCCGAGGTGAAATTCAACGTGGTGAAGTGA
- a CDS encoding GIY-YIG nuclease family protein, translating into MEFSHWVYLLTCADGHTYVGCTKDLSERLRQHRAGLVRFTRDKLPVQCVATFGFTDRQKAFAFEEIPEDGFRTCLHEPAPTLIPRRSNVPRLVQDVAEAGSARATVSQRRSGSSARLWWGNHHGAPRQPALFIRQVQVVDAGGQG; encoded by the coding sequence ATGGAGTTCTCGCATTGGGTCTACCTGCTGACGTGTGCGGATGGTCATACCTATGTGGGCTGTACCAAGGATCTTTCCGAAAGGCTGCGCCAGCACCGAGCGGGCTTGGTCCGCTTCACCCGGGACAAGCTCCCGGTCCAGTGTGTCGCGACGTTCGGTTTTACCGATCGGCAGAAAGCCTTCGCGTTCGAAGAAATACCTGAAGACGGGTTCCGGACGTGCCTTCATGAACCGGCACCTACGTTGATCCCTCGCCGAAGCAACGTTCCTCGCCTCGTGCAGGACGTTGCGGAGGCGGGCTCCGCCCGTGCCACCGTCTCCCAACGAAGATCCGGTTCTTCGGCGAGGCTATGGTGGGGAAACCACCACGGTGCCCCCCGCCAACCAGCGCTTTTCATCCGCCAAGTGCAGGTGGTAGACGCCGGGGGCCAAGGGTGA
- a CDS encoding alanine dehydrogenase yields the protein MKGSNHRIGIIREWKVPVDRRVAMTPKAARRALAMHPDLDLVVEPSPVRAFSDAEYEAAGVRLAADLSDRDLLIGVKEVPVEHLLEGKRYLIFSHTIKKQPHNRKLMQAVVRKGITLIDHELLTDSSGERVLAFGHWAGVVGAYNAMRGWNLLRGGPELKAAHHCHDLAELKHEVLKLVDRDALHIVMTGAGRVGQGALEMLEAADLRRTAPADLMAGSHPGPTVTVLGTGDLYHRVDGAPFDRSAFHRDPGGHRAGLLPYLRHASVYLACHFWDPRGPKILTHDDLRTPGLALRLIADVSCDVDGPIDSTLRASTVDEPFYGYSPVTSGEVAFGAAGSIGVMAVDNLPCALPRDASEAFAQDLMDRVLPALLGEGDDAMIDRATIVEEGRLTARFNHLEDYAAEATNAH from the coding sequence ATGAAGGGAAGCAACCATAGGATCGGCATCATCCGGGAGTGGAAGGTGCCCGTGGACCGGAGGGTGGCGATGACGCCGAAGGCCGCGCGCCGCGCGCTGGCGATGCATCCCGATCTGGACCTGGTGGTGGAGCCCAGCCCGGTGCGCGCCTTCAGCGACGCCGAGTACGAGGCTGCCGGCGTGCGCCTGGCCGCCGACCTCAGCGACCGCGACCTGCTCATCGGCGTGAAGGAGGTGCCCGTGGAGCATCTCCTGGAAGGCAAGCGCTACCTCATCTTCAGCCACACCATCAAGAAGCAGCCGCACAACCGCAAGCTGATGCAGGCCGTGGTGCGCAAGGGCATCACGCTGATCGACCACGAGCTGCTCACCGACAGCTCAGGCGAACGGGTGCTCGCCTTCGGCCATTGGGCCGGTGTGGTGGGCGCCTACAACGCAATGCGCGGCTGGAACCTGCTGCGCGGCGGTCCGGAGCTGAAGGCCGCCCACCACTGCCACGACCTGGCCGAGCTCAAGCACGAGGTGCTGAAGCTGGTGGACCGCGACGCGCTGCACATCGTGATGACCGGCGCCGGGCGCGTGGGCCAGGGCGCCTTAGAGATGCTGGAGGCCGCCGACCTGCGGCGCACGGCACCCGCCGATCTGATGGCCGGGAGCCACCCAGGCCCCACAGTGACCGTGCTCGGCACCGGCGACCTGTACCACCGCGTGGACGGTGCACCCTTCGACCGTTCCGCCTTCCACCGCGACCCGGGCGGCCACCGCGCCGGGCTGCTGCCCTACCTGCGCCACGCCTCGGTGTACCTCGCGTGCCACTTCTGGGACCCGCGCGGTCCGAAGATCCTCACGCACGACGACCTGCGGACGCCCGGCCTCGCCCTGCGGCTGATCGCCGACGTGAGCTGCGATGTGGACGGCCCGATCGACAGCACCCTGCGGGCCAGCACCGTCGACGAACCGTTCTACGGGTATTCGCCGGTCACCAGCGGCGAGGTGGCCTTCGGCGCCGCGGGCAGCATCGGCGTGATGGCGGTGGACAACCTTCCCTGTGCGCTGCCGCGGGATGCCTCCGAGGCCTTCGCGCAGGACCTGATGGACCGCGTGCTTCCGGCGCTGCTGGGCGAGGGGGACGACGCGATGATCGACCGGGCCACGATCGTGGAGGAAGGCCGATTGACCGCGCGTTTCAACCACCTGGAGGATTACGCGGCCGAGGCCACCAACGCGCACTGA
- a CDS encoding PKD domain-containing protein has protein sequence MAQIDIDLGTGLAFNAPNQYPAPYGNQANGSRHQLLVLGGELAAAGMGEGDIVSLAFHVATASPTVLQDFTVRIGATAATVMTNQWLAGTTVVWGPQDHTAQPGWNTHPFSTPFVWDGVSNVVVETCFSNGFTTENSSMYRTSTGFTSVTYRATPNPNVCTFNGGTLLTSDQRPDLRFGWVPLEAPPVADFSFSPAFTCTGGVQFTDGSDFAPTAWEWHFGDDSTSTEQDPLHTYAVDGVFDVTLIVTNAFGSDTLTVPGAVTVNASGAVPQAICPPANAPTIAGFGITSLTMNDVVLTSGDAVSDGGYLDRSCVIDTVAAGSTFTLTVVTGTIAGHQLKAWVDWDNSGSFDAGDVVLAVASGTGGSATLLVPSTAAQNVPLRVRVMTDYDLAPLIAPCTPPQFGQAEDLGLVVIANTAPPVAAFTASPVFTCDGAVQFSDATANLPTGWTWDFGDGNGSNLASPQHIYAASGTYTVQLIAINANGQDTLVLQDLVTVDLNGQLDPPQCTPQTQGYCCGFGLLGLTFAGITSTSPDGVEGYVDRTCGNVATVEEGTVVPIQFDTDDLLDQDVYVWIDLDDDGAFANSELVFFELSATDPSGSVAVPQGIVYNTPLRMRVAVDVVGELTGPCDAPSFGQVEDFSVIVTPVSVPPTALFTASPTSTCDGVVQFTDQSAGLPFSWQWTFGDGGTSTDQDPLHTYTAPGIYTVSLTVENVNGTNTQTLTNYITYVEGFLCDTTQVPDNGLLTVTECQGVLVDDGGVADDYSPGFSAPVTIAPPGAEVVTLTFTEFAFEENFDYLAVYDGPDVNAPLLYELTGNGLGALPNGGVISSTGPTLCVRQEASNGPITWAGFVATWDCSFTGIGEAADPIGSVHPVPTDGPFTLALARPAGAGWTVTINNALGELVAESALPVGARVATFDAAPWTPGTYSLTVQGPDGRWTRRMMVHH, from the coding sequence ATGGCCCAGATCGACATCGACCTCGGCACGGGACTGGCCTTCAACGCCCCCAACCAATACCCCGCGCCCTACGGCAACCAGGCCAACGGGTCGCGCCACCAGCTGCTGGTGCTTGGCGGTGAGCTTGCGGCGGCGGGCATGGGCGAGGGCGACATCGTGTCCCTGGCCTTCCACGTGGCCACCGCCTCCCCCACCGTGCTCCAGGACTTCACCGTGCGCATCGGAGCCACCGCGGCCACGGTGATGACCAACCAATGGCTGGCCGGCACCACCGTGGTGTGGGGGCCCCAGGACCACACGGCACAGCCGGGATGGAACACGCACCCCTTCAGCACACCCTTCGTGTGGGACGGTGTGAGCAACGTGGTGGTGGAGACCTGCTTCTCCAACGGCTTCACCACGGAGAACAGCAGCATGTACCGCACCTCCACGGGGTTCACCAGCGTGACCTACCGGGCCACGCCGAACCCGAACGTGTGCACCTTCAACGGCGGCACCCTGCTCACGAGCGATCAGCGGCCCGACCTCCGCTTCGGCTGGGTGCCGCTGGAGGCACCGCCCGTCGCCGACTTCAGCTTCAGCCCCGCCTTCACCTGCACCGGAGGCGTACAGTTCACGGACGGTTCCGACTTCGCGCCCACCGCATGGGAATGGCACTTCGGCGACGACAGCACCAGCACCGAGCAGGATCCGCTGCACACATATGCCGTGGACGGTGTGTTCGACGTGACGCTGATCGTCACCAACGCCTTCGGCAGCGACACGCTGACCGTGCCCGGCGCGGTGACGGTGAACGCCAGTGGCGCGGTGCCGCAGGCCATCTGTCCCCCGGCGAACGCGCCCACCATCGCCGGCTTCGGCATCACCAGCTTGACCATGAACGACGTGGTGCTGACCTCGGGCGATGCGGTGAGCGACGGGGGCTACCTGGACCGTAGCTGCGTGATCGACACGGTGGCGGCCGGCTCCACCTTCACGCTCACGGTGGTGACGGGCACCATTGCGGGGCACCAGCTGAAGGCCTGGGTGGACTGGGACAACAGCGGAAGCTTCGATGCGGGCGATGTGGTGCTGGCCGTGGCCAGCGGCACCGGAGGCAGCGCCACCCTGCTGGTGCCCTCGACCGCCGCGCAGAACGTGCCCCTTCGGGTGCGCGTCATGACCGACTACGACTTGGCCCCGCTGATCGCCCCGTGCACCCCGCCGCAGTTCGGGCAGGCCGAGGACCTGGGCCTGGTGGTGATCGCGAACACGGCGCCTCCGGTGGCGGCGTTCACGGCATCGCCCGTGTTCACCTGCGACGGGGCGGTGCAGTTCAGCGATGCCACGGCCAACCTGCCCACGGGCTGGACCTGGGATTTCGGCGACGGCAACGGCAGCAACCTGGCCTCGCCTCAGCACATCTATGCGGCCAGCGGCACCTACACCGTGCAGCTCATCGCCATCAACGCCAACGGGCAGGACACGCTGGTGCTGCAGGACCTGGTGACCGTGGACCTGAACGGGCAGTTGGACCCGCCGCAGTGCACGCCTCAGACGCAGGGCTACTGCTGCGGGTTCGGGCTGCTTGGGCTCACGTTCGCCGGCATCACCAGCACAAGCCCTGACGGCGTGGAGGGCTACGTGGACCGCACCTGCGGCAACGTGGCCACGGTGGAGGAAGGCACCGTGGTGCCCATCCAGTTCGACACGGACGACCTGCTGGACCAGGACGTGTACGTGTGGATCGACCTAGATGATGATGGCGCCTTCGCGAACAGCGAGCTCGTGTTCTTCGAACTGAGCGCGACGGACCCCTCGGGCTCGGTGGCTGTTCCACAGGGCATCGTATACAACACGCCGTTGCGCATGCGCGTGGCGGTCGATGTGGTGGGCGAGCTCACCGGTCCGTGCGATGCGCCGAGCTTCGGCCAGGTGGAGGACTTCAGCGTGATCGTGACACCGGTGAGCGTGCCGCCCACCGCGCTGTTCACCGCCAGCCCCACCAGCACCTGCGACGGTGTGGTGCAGTTCACCGACCAGAGCGCCGGGCTGCCCTTCAGCTGGCAGTGGACCTTCGGCGATGGCGGCACCAGCACCGACCAGGACCCGCTGCACACCTACACCGCGCCCGGCATCTACACCGTGAGCCTGACGGTGGAGAACGTGAACGGCACGAACACGCAGACGCTGACGAACTACATCACCTACGTGGAAGGCTTCCTGTGCGACACCACGCAGGTGCCCGACAACGGTCTGCTGACGGTGACCGAGTGCCAGGGCGTGCTGGTGGACGATGGCGGTGTGGCGGACGACTACAGCCCGGGCTTCAGTGCGCCGGTGACGATCGCCCCACCGGGCGCGGAGGTGGTGACGCTCACCTTCACGGAGTTCGCCTTCGAGGAGAACTTCGACTACCTGGCGGTCTACGATGGTCCGGACGTGAACGCGCCCCTGCTCTACGAACTGACCGGCAACGGGCTGGGCGCCCTGCCCAACGGCGGTGTGATCAGCTCCACGGGCCCTACGCTCTGCGTGCGGCAGGAGGCGAGCAACGGTCCCATCACCTGGGCGGGCTTCGTGGCCACCTGGGACTGTTCGTTCACCGGCATCGGCGAAGCGGCGGACCCGATCGGGTCGGTGCATCCGGTGCCCACGGACGGACCGTTCACCCTCGCCCTCGCGCGTCCTGCGGGCGCCGGATGGACCGTCACCATCAACAACGCCTTGGGGGAACTTGTGGCGGAGAGCGCCCTCCCCGTGGGCGCGCGCGTGGCCACCTTTGATGCTGCCCCTTGGACGCCGGGGACCTACAGCCTGACGGTGCAGGGACCCGACGGTCGTTGGACACGGCGGATGATGGTGCACCATTGA